The DNA sequence GTGATTAAACAACTTGGTTACAGGTAACAGTTTTTAGAAGACTTTACTAAAACACCTCAATGTCAACTTAAAACATTTCCTGCTGCTTTGAAAAGCATACAGCACCAAATATTTTGCTGGCATGGGAAGCCTGGATGCCTGCTacttttgcaaaaaatatttgcaaatattGCAGTCCAAGCTGTTTTTTTCGGTTATTGATTTTGAGTGCAGTGTATTGACAGTAAATTTGAGACATATAGTGCAGCTGTAgtattatggaagcaaatcgttaccatatttcaaatgaaaaagcatttctgaaaatgctttttcatttgaaatatggtaacgatttgcttccatatagTATatattcagctgttctgtgaaggcatctGATGTCTCATAAGGACCAGGAACAAaccaaatgttgaaaaaaagcaATAAGAAGCCCTGTAGCCAGATGCAATATGCCCAAAATGccccatcatggtgtggggatagTTTTTCCTTAGCAGGcatagagaagctggtcagagttgatttgATGGAGTTGAAAGAAGGGCAATCAGCAAAAGACCTAAGAATGCTGCgcaggttcacctttcagcagaacaacgaccctaaacatacagccagagctacattgGAATGGTGTAAATcatagcatattcatgtgttggaatggcctagtcaaagtctaagtgaaatgtggcaaaatctAGTAATTGCTGTCCACAGATGCTATCAATTCAGTCTGACTGTGCCTAAAATATTTTGGCAGAAATGTCCTTCTCTGGATGCgtaaagctgatagagacaatCCCGAAAAGATTTGCATCTGTAATTTCAGCGCCacgtggttctacaaagtgacACACGTGGGCCAAATACAATTGCAGGCCACACGTTTGAAAACTATTAATCAATTACCTTCCTTTTCACTACAATGTGCTACACTATTTTGCTTCttcgcataaaatcccaatcaaattcaaagaagtttgtggttgtagtatGACAAAATAGTACATTTGCATGGCACTGTACATGACTGTGATAAATGCCTTGGGGCACACAATGTCATACACATCTGGTTAAACAGCAGCTCAGAGCGGCTCTAGGACACAGCAGACACAATAGTGATGTTACATAACAAGAGCCAAACAATGCCCTAACCGCTGTGCATGACAATATCTGGATTAAGGGCTCCCTCGGCTCTCCCTCGTGCAGTTTCATCTTTTTGTATCTGTTACCTGCACAGCTTTACCAAGCACACAACTGATGAATGTCTGATGGATAACATGTGCCTATGTGATCTGATCTGAGCCCGCTCCTACATGCCGTTGCCCTGtccttgtaaataaaaataacacttCGGTTAGACATAGAGTCTTTTTACTCTCCAGTGAAGCAGAGTTTATTCCTTTTGCCAAACAGATCACAGGGAGCCAATCGAGGCTTAGTGACCTCGTGTCCCACCATGGCATTTGTGGCTTTCTGGCCATGTATTTAGGTTTTGCAGGGACATTGATTTCTGAGCCCCTGCCATACATGCGAAATGGGCCCAAAGCAGAGAGGAGCTCTCTTCCTCCACCACAGAGAGAGCGGTAGTCATCAGTACCTCATCTCGAAGCTGTTAAACCTCCTTGAAAACCAAGAGTGCACTGACCTAAATCAGGGCAGACCTCAAAGGATGAGTTAGATCAGgactgaaaatgtcttttaaggATGCAGTGTGCACCTGGATCCCCCCACTCATGACTTGACAGAGAAGTTAAATAAGGAAACTCCATGACAATCCTCAACAACTTTTATTAGGAAATTCGAGAATTAGTGGTGTTTTTGACAAGTGCTTGACAAGGATGTTACCACCATGAGTCTACTCACCATTGAGTCCATTGGGGATGCTCCTGTGATGATGCAGTGCTGACAGATCATCCATTGACCTCCTCATAGTGGGCATCTTACTGTTTTCTGAGGGTTTGTGTACGTGGTTGTGATTGTGGTGATCCGGGCTGCCGGCGCTCCCCGTACTAGACGTGCTGCTCCCGTCTCCAACATCCCTGACCGTCCCAGCACCCCCGTTCAGGTTGCTGAGGCTAGACTGGCTGTCAATGGAGCTCCTGGAGCCTGCCCCGTTCCTCTCCTCGTCCAGCATGAGGATGATCTCCTTTAGTTCGGAGTTCTCCTTCAGCACGCTCTCCTGGTTGGCCTCCAGTTCCTTGAGCTTCATCATGTAGGCACCCACCTCCTTCCACATAGCACTGGCAGTGTAGCGGCCGAAGCACTGCCACTCCCGGGACAGCTTCTTGCCTTTCTGCCTGTCGTCGTCCAGGAAGCAGCAGAGCTCCCGGAGCTCATGGTTGTCGTCCTGCAGCTTCTGGTTGACCTCCTTCAGATTCCTGATCTCGTGCAGGTGCAACTGCAGCCGCCGGTTGATGTCTTTCATCATGTTGCCATGCTCAATCATCAAGTTCATTTTCTCGCTGTCGACCCTCCTTAATTTCCTCACCAGCTCCTCCTTGCTGCACCGCAGCAGGTCCTCCTCCGTCAGCTGGCTCAGGTCATCCTTAGCCCCCTCAGAGGAATTTTTAGCCATGGCTATAATCTGAATCTCAGTTTGTGAATACTGTGGCTCGAAATTTACTGCGAGAACCTTAATTAACCCAACCTGAGCTGAGGAAGGATGTTGAAAAACGAACACATTgtccaaaatgtgaaaatgttgttggttctaataatgaaaatattaatGTGATGCTATGGCACCCTGTGCATGAGCTGAATGCCCTCCAACCCCTCTGATCTGGTACATAAAAGCCTTACTGTACCTCAGAAACAACTTGttactcacatttctccagtaaTTACTGTTTACGTTCAGATATAGATTCCGAGGAATTCCCAGTCTGGTCCTATTAGTCTCAAGCGACGAGTCCAGTCAGCACACCGCATCCCACAGTTTAGACACCATCCTCGCTGGACATCACTCCACACAAGTGATaggacaaaaataataataataaaacacgtTGAGATTTAGCCCAAATCAGCGAGCGTTAAAGCGAACTCAGTCCGTTTCTTTCCCCATCCCACCGCCCGTACGCGGTTAGCCGTCAGCTGCAGCGTTCCTCCGCGGATAAAAACTCTGTCATGAGATGGTGCGCTCGGTGGACTGAGAGGTCTCAGCCTCTTTCACCCTGCCCACTTTCCAGGGAACacctccctcctcttcctcctctgtgTCCAAAGTCTTCTGGTTTGAAATCATTCAAAACGATTTGGCTCCAGAGGGCCAATCAAGACGgaggagagagacagacagcagGTAGATGAAAAGTGCGCTCCAGACTCCGGGCTCAGCCCTCTTAAAGAAACAGCACGATGCGTTCAGGACACCACGGGAAAATAGGGGAAAAAAAG is a window from the Girardinichthys multiradiatus isolate DD_20200921_A chromosome 15, DD_fGirMul_XY1, whole genome shotgun sequence genome containing:
- the ccdc85cb gene encoding coiled-coil domain-containing protein 85C-B isoform X4, encoding MAKNSSEGAKDDLSQLTEEDLLRCSKEELVRKLRRVDSEKMNLMIEHGNMMKDINRRLQLHLHEIRNLKEVNQKLQDDNHELRELCCFLDDDRQKGKKLSREWQCFGRYTASAMWKEVGAYMMKLKELEANQESVLKENSELKEIILMLDEERNGAGSRSSIDSQSSLSNLNGGAGTVRDVGDGSSTSSTGSAGSPDHHNHNHVHKPSENSKMPTMRRSMDDLSALHHHRSIPNGLNDSPSNYIRQLETKVRILEDDNNELLSQSNPGDLRALRKGMTLYHSESQLSSLPQRQEAMHMGTNRLPTSESSPATGYLSCVQKPEAVVHAMKVLEVHENLDKQPPEDYEDDLSEKEKAIVREMCNVVWRKLGDAAGSKMSIRQHLSGNQFKGPL
- the ccdc85cb gene encoding coiled-coil domain-containing protein 85C-B isoform X1; translation: MAKNSSEGAKDDLSQLTEEDLLRCSKEELVRKLRRVDSEKMNLMIEHGNMMKDINRRLQLHLHEIRNLKEVNQKLQDDNHELRELCCFLDDDRQKGKKLSREWQCFGRYTASAMWKEVGAYMMKLKELEANQESVLKENSELKEIILMLDEERNGAGSRSSIDSQSSLSNLNGGAGTVRDVGDGSSTSSTGSAGSPDHHNHNHVHKPSENSKMPTMRRSMDDLSALHHHRSIPNGLNDSPSNYIRQLETKVRILEDDNNELLSQAYNRYSLSQIQMKKQSNPGDLRALRKGMTLYHSESQLSSLPQRQEAMHMGTNRLPTSESSPATGYLSCVQKPEAVVHAMKVLEVHENLDKQPPEDYEDDLSEKEKAIVREMCNVVWRKLGDAAGSKMSIRQHLSGNQFKGPL
- the ccdc85cb gene encoding coiled-coil domain-containing protein 85C-B isoform X3, with the translated sequence MAKNSSEGAKDDLSQLTEEDLLRCSKEELVRKLRRVDSEKMNLMIEHGNMMKDINRRLQLHLHEIRNLKEVNQKLQDDNHELRELCCFLDDDRQKGKKLSREWQCFGRYTASAMWKEVGAYMMKLKELEANQESVLKENSELKEIILMLDEERNGAGSRSSIDSQSSLSNLNGGAGTVRDVGDGSSTSSTGSAGSPDHHNHNHVHKPSENSKMPTMRRSMDDLSALHHHRSIPNGLNDSPSNYIRQLETKVRILEDDNNELLSQQSNPGDLRALRKGMTLYHSESQLSSLPQRQEAMHMGTNRLPTSESSPATGYLSCVQKPEAVVHAMKVLEVHENLDKQPPEDYEDDLSEKEKAIVREMCNVVWRKLGDAAGSKMSIRQHLSGNQFKGPL
- the ccdc85cb gene encoding coiled-coil domain-containing protein 85C-B isoform X2, which encodes MAKNSSEGAKDDLSQLTEEDLLRCSKEELVRKLRRVDSEKMNLMIEHGNMMKDINRRLQLHLHEIRNLKEVNQKLQDDNHELRELCCFLDDDRQKGKKLSREWQCFGRYTASAMWKEVGAYMMKLKELEANQESVLKENSELKEIILMLDEERNGAGSRSSIDSQSSLSNLNGGAGTVRDVGDGSSTSSTGSAGSPDHHNHNHVHKPSENSKMPTMRRSMDDLSALHHHRSIPNGLNDSPSNYIRQLETKVRILEDDNNELLSQAYNRYSLSQIQMKKSNPGDLRALRKGMTLYHSESQLSSLPQRQEAMHMGTNRLPTSESSPATGYLSCVQKPEAVVHAMKVLEVHENLDKQPPEDYEDDLSEKEKAIVREMCNVVWRKLGDAAGSKMSIRQHLSGNQFKGPL